A genomic stretch from Terriglobales bacterium includes:
- a CDS encoding carboxymuconolactone decarboxylase family protein, translated as MPRITRLDRAQLDAESQAIYDHYMKERGNVPNMFRTVAHRPEIFRTMIAHFRAVMESGTVPKKLKELAVVRTSQLNSCEY; from the coding sequence ATGCCGCGGATCACGCGGCTCGACCGCGCGCAGCTGGACGCGGAGAGCCAGGCCATCTACGACCACTACATGAAAGAGCGCGGGAACGTGCCCAACATGTTCCGCACCGTCGCGCACCGGCCTGAGATCTTCCGCACGATGATCGCGCACTTCCGCGCGGTCATGGAAAGCGGCACGGTGCCCAAGAAGCTGAAAGAGCTGGCCGTCGTCCGGACGAGCCAACTGAACTCCTGCGAGTATTGA
- a CDS encoding STAS domain-containing protein, whose protein sequence is MKTSTRKVENVTIVDLSGRITLGEGSVVLRDTIRDLIGKGDKKILLNLGEVTYIDSSGIGELVSAFTTVRNQGGELKLLNLTKKVHDLLQITKLYTVFDVKDDEATAIQSFTK, encoded by the coding sequence ATGAAGACAAGCACGCGGAAGGTGGAGAACGTGACCATCGTGGACCTGAGCGGGCGGATCACGCTGGGCGAAGGCAGCGTGGTGCTGCGCGACACCATCCGCGACCTGATCGGCAAGGGCGACAAGAAGATCCTGTTGAACCTTGGCGAAGTGACCTACATCGACAGCTCCGGGATCGGCGAGCTGGTGAGCGCGTTCACGACGGTGCGGAACCAGGGCGGCGAACTGAAGCTGCTGAACCTGACGAAGAAGGTCCACGACCTGCTGCAGATCACGAAGCTGTACACCGTGTTCGACGTGAAGGACGACGAAGCGACGGCGATCCAGTCGTTCACGAAGTAG
- a CDS encoding CBS domain-containing protein — MSLALTELLGAAVLDPSGAVAGRVREVVLSPHQEGPRVTNLIVRTRQGERMVQTDSVSAVTSSSIRLERPDFRPVEGTEGLLLLSRDLLDQQVIDVNGRKVVRVNDVEFTQLPVNGNITLKVEGVDVGMRGALRQLLQGVVPRGVLRTLLARIPARQIPWEFVDLIETDPARRVKLRIAHDRLQRLHPADIADILEELAPAEREAVFENLDEDVAAEVVEEIDPRLQASLVESLEPEHAADIVEEMHPDAAADLLDKLPEDTSDEILHEMEPEERQEVTELLEFKDDTAAGKMTTEYISLAPVATVGDAIDMLRSFEGGVETISTVYLIDQDEKLAGMVPLARLVLSPESTPLSSLAIDPVISCHAGANEKEVAELFDKYNLLTLPVVDEQGRLTGVITADDVISLLRSKL, encoded by the coding sequence ATGTCCCTCGCCCTCACCGAGCTTCTCGGCGCCGCGGTCCTCGACCCTTCCGGGGCGGTCGCCGGGCGTGTGCGTGAGGTCGTCCTCTCTCCCCACCAGGAGGGACCGCGCGTCACCAACCTCATCGTCCGCACCCGCCAGGGCGAGCGCATGGTGCAGACCGATTCCGTCTCCGCCGTCACCTCTTCCAGCATTCGCCTCGAGCGCCCCGACTTCCGCCCGGTCGAAGGCACCGAAGGCTTGCTGCTGCTCTCCCGCGACCTGCTCGACCAGCAGGTCATCGACGTCAACGGTCGCAAGGTCGTCCGCGTCAACGACGTCGAGTTCACCCAGCTCCCCGTCAACGGCAACATCACCCTCAAGGTCGAAGGCGTCGACGTCGGCATGCGCGGCGCGCTCCGCCAGTTGCTCCAGGGCGTCGTCCCCCGCGGCGTCCTGCGCACGCTGCTCGCGCGCATCCCCGCGCGCCAGATCCCCTGGGAGTTCGTCGACCTCATCGAGACCGATCCCGCGCGCCGCGTGAAGCTCCGCATCGCGCATGACCGCCTCCAGCGCCTCCACCCCGCCGACATCGCCGACATCCTCGAGGAGCTCGCCCCCGCCGAGCGCGAGGCCGTCTTCGAGAACCTCGACGAAGATGTCGCCGCCGAGGTCGTCGAGGAGATCGATCCCAGGCTCCAGGCGTCCCTCGTCGAATCGCTCGAGCCCGAACACGCCGCCGACATCGTCGAGGAGATGCACCCCGACGCCGCCGCCGACCTCCTCGACAAGCTCCCCGAAGACACCTCCGACGAGATCCTCCACGAGATGGAGCCCGAGGAGCGCCAGGAAGTCACCGAGCTCCTCGAGTTCAAGGACGACACCGCTGCCGGCAAGATGACCACCGAGTACATCTCGCTCGCGCCCGTCGCCACCGTCGGCGACGCCATCGACATGCTGCGCAGCTTCGAGGGCGGCGTCGAGACCATCAGCACCGTCTACCTCATCGACCAGGACGAGAAGCTCGCCGGCATGGTCCCCCTCGCCCGCCTCGTCCTCTCGCCCGAATCCACCCCGCTCTCGTCCCTCGCCATCGACCCGGTCATCTCCTGCCACGCCGGCGCCAACGAGAAGGAGGTCGCCGAGCTCTTTGACAAGTACAACCTCCTCACCCTACCGGTCGTCGACGAGCAGGGCCGCCTCACCGGCGTCATCACCGCCGACGACGTCATCTCCCTCCTCCGCAGCAAGCTGTAA
- a CDS encoding efflux RND transporter periplasmic adaptor subunit, whose translation MNGKRWRLVGGAVLAAAVLVAFATRGGDVPVRAEKATRENIVNTISTNGKIEPVDNFEAHAPAATTVKRLFVREGDRVKAGQKILQLDDANARADAARALAQLRRAEADIAALKTGGTHEEVLNREAELVKARAERDSAQRNLDAVKQLEQRGSASPAELQEAENRHKKAQADVTALEQKQSSRYSHPEVAKVQAEAGEARAAYEAAQSLLKNANVTAPHDGLVYSLPVKQGQYVNAGDLLAQIGDLKRVQVRAFVDEPEIGRLATGQPVNITWDALPGRTWTGTLTRVPSTVTQHGTRTVGEILVEVENGDLKLLPNINVSVVVTTAKHDNALTVSREAIHQDGGKRYVFEIVKGELKRRDVETAVSSLTRIEVAKGIGDGATVALGASTGQALKDGMEVRVIER comes from the coding sequence ATGAACGGAAAGCGTTGGAGACTGGTGGGAGGTGCGGTGCTGGCGGCCGCGGTCCTGGTCGCGTTCGCGACCCGGGGCGGGGATGTGCCGGTGCGCGCGGAGAAGGCGACGCGGGAGAACATCGTGAACACCATCTCCACCAACGGAAAGATCGAGCCGGTGGACAACTTCGAGGCGCACGCGCCGGCGGCGACCACGGTGAAGCGGCTGTTCGTCCGCGAAGGCGACCGGGTGAAGGCGGGCCAGAAGATCCTGCAGCTCGATGACGCGAACGCGCGCGCGGACGCGGCGCGGGCGCTAGCACAACTGAGGCGCGCCGAGGCCGACATCGCGGCGCTCAAGACCGGCGGCACGCATGAAGAGGTATTGAACCGCGAGGCGGAGCTGGTGAAGGCGCGGGCGGAGCGCGACTCGGCACAGCGGAACCTGGACGCCGTGAAGCAGCTGGAGCAGCGCGGGTCGGCGTCGCCGGCGGAGCTGCAAGAGGCGGAGAACCGCCACAAGAAGGCGCAGGCGGACGTGACCGCGCTGGAGCAGAAGCAGAGCTCGCGCTATTCGCACCCGGAGGTGGCGAAGGTACAGGCGGAGGCGGGCGAGGCGCGGGCGGCGTATGAGGCGGCACAGTCGCTGCTGAAGAACGCGAACGTGACGGCGCCGCACGACGGGCTGGTCTATTCCCTTCCGGTGAAGCAGGGTCAATACGTGAACGCCGGCGACCTGCTGGCGCAGATCGGCGACCTGAAACGCGTCCAGGTGCGCGCGTTCGTGGACGAGCCGGAGATCGGGAGGCTGGCGACGGGGCAGCCGGTGAACATCACGTGGGACGCGCTGCCGGGCCGGACGTGGACGGGGACGCTGACACGAGTGCCGAGCACGGTCACGCAGCATGGGACGCGCACGGTGGGCGAGATCCTCGTGGAAGTAGAAAACGGCGACCTGAAGCTGCTGCCGAACATCAATGTAAGCGTGGTGGTGACGACGGCGAAGCACGACAACGCGCTGACGGTGTCGCGCGAGGCCATCCACCAGGACGGTGGCAAGCGGTACGTTTTCGAGATCGTGAAAGGCGAACTGAAGCGGCGCGATGTGGAGACCGCGGTCTCGAGCCTGACGCGCATCGAAGTGGCGAAAGGCATCGGCGACGGCGCGACGGTGGCGCTGGGCGCCTCCACCGGACAAGCGCTGAAAGACGGCATGGAAGTGAGGGTGATCGAGCGGTGA
- a CDS encoding YihY/virulence factor BrkB family protein, translating into MTLTQFRTAITNAARDVDRHHGLVLAAGLSYYFVMALFPALILFAAIVAYLPIPDLFNRALDLMARVVPPDSMGLVRKILADVISPGRHAFLSFGILGTLWALSGGFSAMMDALNVSYDVPETRPFWKTRPLALLLAVIVGTLLITALVIMILGPQFGQRLASHAHLSAAFVVAWPWIQWGSAIIFAILAIEILYYLGPNVRQRFWCTLPGALLALACWLLLSYLLGVYFRNFATFNQTYGSLGAAVALMVWLYWSGFAMLLGAEFNAELITSCGAPKLPLKEFIQQSADAEAAGADLAA; encoded by the coding sequence GTGACTCTGACGCAGTTCCGGACCGCCATCACCAATGCCGCGCGCGACGTCGACCGCCACCACGGCCTCGTCCTCGCCGCCGGCCTGTCCTACTACTTTGTCATGGCGCTCTTTCCGGCGCTCATCCTTTTCGCCGCCATCGTCGCCTACCTGCCCATTCCGGACCTCTTCAATCGGGCCCTCGACCTCATGGCCCGCGTCGTCCCGCCCGACAGCATGGGCCTGGTCCGCAAGATCCTCGCCGACGTCATCAGCCCCGGCCGCCACGCCTTCCTCTCCTTCGGCATCCTGGGCACGCTGTGGGCGCTCTCCGGCGGTTTCTCCGCCATGATGGACGCCCTCAACGTTTCCTACGACGTCCCCGAGACCCGCCCCTTCTGGAAGACGCGCCCGCTCGCGCTCCTGCTCGCCGTCATCGTCGGGACGCTTCTCATCACCGCCCTTGTCATCATGATCCTCGGCCCGCAATTCGGGCAGCGCCTTGCCAGCCACGCCCACCTCAGCGCCGCTTTCGTTGTCGCCTGGCCCTGGATCCAGTGGGGCAGCGCCATCATCTTCGCCATCCTCGCCATCGAGATCCTTTACTACCTCGGCCCCAACGTGCGGCAGCGCTTCTGGTGTACGCTCCCCGGCGCGCTCCTCGCGCTCGCTTGCTGGCTTCTGCTCTCGTACCTGCTCGGCGTCTACTTCCGTAACTTCGCCACCTTCAACCAGACCTACGGCTCGCTCGGCGCCGCCGTCGCCCTGATGGTCTGGCTCTACTGGTCGGGATTCGCCATGCTCCTCGGCGCCGAGTTCAACGCCGAGCTCATCACCTCCTGCGGCGCTCCCAAGCTCCCGCTCAAGGAGTTCATCCAGCAGTCCGCCGACGCCGAGGCCGCCGGCGCCGACCTCGCCGCCTAG
- the queF gene encoding preQ(1) synthase, with translation MKPRYTSEHAKAGLDHPFPAIETFPNQFPGYEITIDIPEFTSVCPKTGLPDFGVLYVKYMPAARCLELKSLKEYILEYRNLGIFQENIVNRVLEDVVQAAKPVWAVVRGEFRPRGGIGTTVEARYPRPKK, from the coding sequence GTGAAGCCCCGCTACACTTCCGAACACGCCAAGGCCGGCCTCGACCACCCCTTTCCCGCCATCGAAACCTTCCCCAACCAGTTTCCCGGCTACGAGATCACCATCGACATCCCGGAGTTCACCTCCGTCTGCCCCAAGACCGGCCTGCCTGACTTCGGCGTCCTCTACGTCAAGTACATGCCCGCCGCCCGCTGCCTTGAGCTCAAGTCGCTGAAGGAATACATCCTCGAGTACCGCAACCTCGGCATCTTCCAGGAGAACATCGTCAACCGCGTCCTCGAAGACGTGGTGCAAGCCGCCAAGCCCGTCTGGGCCGTGGTCCGCGGCGAGTTCCGCCCGCGCGGCGGCATCGGCACCACCGTCGAAGCCCGCTACCCCCGCCCGAAAAAGTAG
- a CDS encoding MFS transporter — MQKNDPRTIFGWCMYDWANSAYATVSVGLLPVYFASAIVGPDGLALGGTRYAADTLWAFMVGFADFLAFLCAPVLGAIADFSAAKKRFLLFFAYAGSLFTVLLYLSHSGDVYRTMLLFVAAQVAFINANVVYDAFLPQIATDDRMDWVSGKGYSFGYVGGGIQFALALALVALHDKLGISQGTAARIGIATAGLWWAGFTLVTARRLHEPPSHEPLPQRFARLPWPVAYLAVGLSRTWQTTMRVRRFKHLLLFLLAFMLYNDGIQTVINMASTYGTVELRLPASALMLTLLIIQGVAAVGAMFFGWLTTRIGTKRAIMITLVLWCGVVTYAYFIHSAVEFFVLGMIVGLVMGGSQALSRSYYGSMIPENASAEFYGFYTVFTKFSSIGGPFAFALIKQTTGSSRLAIVSLMFFFVAGLVLLSLVDEQKARAARVAGAF; from the coding sequence ATGCAGAAGAACGATCCTCGCACCATCTTCGGATGGTGCATGTACGACTGGGCGAACTCCGCCTACGCCACCGTCAGCGTCGGCCTCTTGCCGGTCTACTTCGCCTCCGCCATCGTGGGCCCCGACGGCCTCGCCCTCGGCGGCACCCGCTACGCCGCCGACACCCTGTGGGCCTTCATGGTCGGCTTTGCCGACTTCCTCGCGTTCCTCTGCGCGCCCGTGCTCGGCGCCATCGCCGACTTCTCCGCTGCCAAGAAGCGCTTCCTGCTCTTCTTCGCCTACGCCGGCTCGCTCTTCACCGTGCTGCTCTACCTCTCGCACTCCGGCGACGTCTACCGCACCATGCTCCTCTTTGTCGCCGCGCAAGTCGCCTTCATCAACGCCAACGTCGTCTACGACGCCTTCCTCCCCCAGATCGCCACCGACGACCGCATGGACTGGGTCTCCGGCAAGGGCTACTCCTTCGGCTACGTCGGCGGCGGCATCCAGTTCGCCCTCGCCCTCGCCCTCGTCGCCCTCCACGACAAGCTCGGCATCTCGCAGGGCACCGCCGCCCGCATCGGCATCGCCACCGCCGGACTCTGGTGGGCGGGCTTCACCCTCGTCACCGCCCGCCGCCTGCACGAGCCTCCCTCCCACGAGCCGCTCCCGCAACGCTTTGCGCGCCTCCCCTGGCCCGTCGCGTATCTCGCCGTCGGCCTTTCCCGCACTTGGCAGACGACCATGCGCGTCCGCCGCTTCAAGCACCTGCTCCTCTTCCTGCTCGCTTTCATGCTCTACAACGACGGCATCCAGACCGTCATCAACATGGCCTCGACCTACGGCACGGTCGAGCTCAGACTGCCCGCCTCCGCGCTCATGCTCACGCTGCTCATCATCCAGGGCGTCGCCGCCGTCGGCGCCATGTTCTTCGGATGGCTCACCACCCGCATCGGCACCAAGCGCGCCATCATGATCACGCTGGTGCTCTGGTGCGGCGTCGTCACTTACGCCTACTTCATCCACAGCGCGGTCGAGTTCTTCGTGCTCGGCATGATCGTCGGCCTCGTGATGGGCGGCTCCCAAGCCCTCAGCCGCTCCTACTACGGCTCCATGATCCCCGAGAACGCCAGCGCCGAGTTCTACGGCTTCTACACCGTCTTCACCAAGTTCTCGTCCATCGGCGGGCCCTTCGCCTTCGCCCTCATCAAGCAGACGACCGGCTCCTCCCGCCTCGCCATCGTCTCGCTCATGTTCTTCTTCGTCGCCGGACTCGTCCTGCTCTCGCTCGTCGACGAGCAGAAGGCCCGCGCCGCGCGCGTCGCCGGAGCTTTCTGA
- a CDS encoding ATP-binding protein, translated as MTDKRVSFTLESTLDSVNMAEEKTEKLAAELGFSEEDCHRLAMSVREAMVNAVLHGNAYDPKKRVHVVFEHDGKKLAITISDEGRGLSPEELPDPLAPENLLKQSGRGIFLMRSFMDDVQIRNLRPGTEVKLIKTVGGEAEGSREEAKQ; from the coding sequence ATGACCGACAAGCGGGTCTCGTTCACGCTGGAATCGACGCTGGACAGCGTGAACATGGCCGAAGAGAAGACCGAGAAACTCGCCGCGGAACTCGGGTTCAGCGAAGAGGACTGCCATCGGCTGGCGATGAGCGTGCGCGAGGCGATGGTGAACGCGGTCCTGCACGGGAACGCCTACGACCCGAAGAAGCGGGTGCACGTCGTGTTCGAGCACGATGGCAAGAAGCTGGCCATCACGATCAGCGACGAAGGCCGGGGGCTGAGTCCGGAGGAACTGCCGGACCCGCTGGCGCCGGAGAATCTGTTGAAGCAATCGGGGCGCGGGATCTTCCTGATGCGCTCGTTCATGGACGACGTCCAGATCAGGAACCTGCGACCGGGAACCGAAGTCAAACTCATCAAGACCGTCGGCGGCGAAGCCGAGGGATCCAGAGAGGAAGCGAAGCAATGA
- a CDS encoding glycosyltransferase family 2 protein: MFWFWAVYSAVFGIVMLVVVASAILGLRRVPDLRLAPGEGEPEGKPRLTVIVPAKNEEEGIGACLASFLDQTYHNVEVIAVNDRSTDSTGDIMDKIAAASSGRIKVLHITQLPPGWLGKQHAMWTAAKLATGELLLFTDGDVMFGRDSLHRAVAYAQAERADHLVLAPTMLTLTFGEKLITGMIQMAIIGLKPWRVSDPKSKAFIGWGAFNMVRRSAYHAIGGMEPLRLCVVEDMELGRRIKRAGLRSRFAFGPGLVQLRWGRGLLGPVNNLTKNAFAGVGFRAWLVAALVLAVLAFHVLPFGLVWFAPGWTKLGFAVGLAALFAAYATLRDLYGISPLFFFLNPVGASLMCYAMLRSLFVTLRQGGIVWRGTKYSLDELRAASPKPWD; this comes from the coding sequence ATGTTCTGGTTCTGGGCCGTCTACAGCGCGGTCTTCGGGATCGTCATGCTCGTGGTCGTCGCGAGCGCCATTCTCGGACTGCGCCGCGTTCCCGACCTGCGTCTCGCGCCCGGCGAGGGCGAGCCGGAAGGGAAGCCGCGCCTCACCGTCATCGTTCCCGCGAAGAATGAAGAAGAGGGCATCGGCGCCTGCCTCGCCTCGTTCCTCGACCAGACCTACCACAACGTCGAGGTCATCGCCGTCAACGACCGCTCCACCGACTCCACCGGCGACATTATGGACAAGATCGCGGCCGCCTCCAGCGGCCGCATCAAGGTCCTCCACATCACCCAGCTGCCCCCCGGATGGCTCGGCAAGCAGCATGCCATGTGGACCGCCGCCAAGCTCGCGACGGGCGAGCTGCTCCTCTTCACCGATGGCGACGTCATGTTCGGCCGCGACTCGCTGCACCGCGCCGTCGCCTACGCCCAGGCCGAGCGCGCCGACCACCTGGTGCTCGCCCCCACCATGCTCACGCTCACCTTCGGCGAGAAGCTCATCACCGGCATGATCCAGATGGCCATCATCGGCCTGAAGCCGTGGCGCGTCTCCGATCCCAAGTCGAAAGCCTTCATCGGATGGGGCGCGTTCAACATGGTGCGCCGCAGCGCCTACCACGCCATCGGCGGCATGGAGCCGCTGCGCCTCTGCGTGGTCGAAGACATGGAACTCGGCCGCCGCATCAAGCGCGCCGGGCTCCGCTCGCGCTTCGCCTTCGGCCCCGGCCTGGTCCAGCTGCGTTGGGGACGCGGCCTGCTCGGCCCCGTCAACAACCTCACCAAGAACGCCTTTGCCGGCGTCGGCTTCCGTGCCTGGCTGGTCGCCGCGCTGGTGCTCGCGGTCCTGGCTTTTCACGTGCTGCCGTTCGGGCTTGTCTGGTTCGCGCCCGGCTGGACCAAGCTCGGCTTCGCGGTCGGCCTCGCCGCGCTCTTCGCCGCCTACGCCACCTTGCGCGACCTCTACGGCATCAGCCCGCTGTTCTTCTTCCTCAATCCCGTCGGCGCTTCTCTGATGTGCTACGCCATGCTGCGCTCGCTCTTCGTCACGCTGCGCCAGGGCGGCATCGTCTGGCGCGGCACCAAGTATTCCCTCGACGAGCTCCGCGCCGCCTCACCCAAACCCTGGGACTAG